One Malus sylvestris chromosome 14, drMalSylv7.2, whole genome shotgun sequence DNA segment encodes these proteins:
- the LOC126600638 gene encoding F-box protein At5g49610-like encodes MLYIDDLPDFVLVEILCRLPRESAVQCRCVSKRWFSLLSDDYFRLCFLCVQDKKRTPEPTTLIFTNPKDARDFFTMSEQPLVAENQGRPRSFSLSFLPCFQRPVDTPDKEPIVVAACRDLVLCCAAKTSSDYYVCNPSTKQWDAIPSLSHQCCHEEAWVGFICEPYYYKKECREDGNDSRKEKSNTFQLNVESRYRIVRFTHSSLQQPSKIKLEIFTSKTGKWTEHIASGFSLGGLNRTAVAYKGNLYWWNFNAGWAIGLDIEHLKLRCIRGPQDDQFITPIHSYFEILESIKARSRKGYCMRMCQFSQNQNRPIFLSVWEYLEDEEANNAGKYWYLVGRVSLDWMKSQNPLAMESKEKKVRTLGFDPNNEDILYVQVRGYVVIYNIGAKTVKVVWKTEPTYDHVVYRRVVFPYMHPWWPTTLPKRKQLRETSRRPSSNRDDETQRRSQELLGWWPKLKLLLQNQMLNFFRCLRKAM; translated from the coding sequence ATGTTGTATATTGATGATCTCCCTGATTTTGTATTGGTGGAAATCCTTTGTCGACTTCCCCGCGAATCCGCAGTTCAATGCAGGTGTGTTTCCAAGCGTTGGTTCAGTCTCCTCTCTGATGATTACTTTCGTTTATGCTTTTTGTGTGTCCAAGATAAAAAGCGGACGCCGGAGCCAACTACTCTGATCTTCACGAATCCAAAGGATGCGAGGGATTTCTTTACCATGTCGGAGCAGCCACTGGTGGCCGAAAACCAAGGCCGCCCCCGCAGCTTCTCTTTGAGTTTCCTCCCTTGTTTTCAAAGGCCTGTCGACACACCAGACAAGGAACCAATTGTAGTAGCGGCATGTCGGGACTTAGTATTATGCTGCGCAGCCAAGACTAGTTCGGACTACTACGTCTGCAATCCATCCACCAAGCAATGGGACGCCATTCCTTCCCTTTCTCATCAATGCTGCCACGAGGAAGCGTGGGTCGGATTTATCTGCGAACCCTACTACTATAAGAAGGAATGCAGGGAAGATGGCAACGATAGCCGAAAGGAAAAAAGTAATACATTCCAACTTAACGTTGAGAGTAGGTACAGGATCGTGCGATTTACTCATTCATCCTTGCAGCAGCCCTCGAAAATAAAGCTCGAGATTTTCACTTCCAAGACTGGTAAATGGACAGAACATATTGCATCAGGATTTTCACTTGGTGGTTTGAATCGCACAGCGGTTGCTTACAAAGGAAATCTGTATTGGTGGAACTTTAACGCTGGCTGGGCGATCGGTTTGGATATTGAACATCTTAAATTGCGTTGCATTCGTGGGCCTCAAGATGATCAGTTCATCACTCCCATCCATTCATATTTTGAAATCCTAGAATCCATTAAAGCAAGATCTCGAAAAGGATATTGTATGCGAATGTGCCAGTTCTCTCAAAATCAAAACCGTCCAATTTTTCTGAGTGTTTGGGAGTACTTGGAAGATGAAGAGGCCAATAACGCTGGCAAATATTGGTATTTAGTAGGCAGAGTTTCCCTGGACTGGATGAAATCGCAAAATCCATTGGCCATGGAATCGAAGGAGAAAAAGGTAAGGACGCTCGGTTTTGACCCAAATAATGAGGATATCTTATATGTACAAGTACGTGGATACGTTGTTATTTATAACATTGGCGCAAAAACGGTAAAAGTGGTTTGGAAAACTGAGCCCACTTATGATCATGTTGTGTACCGACGAGTTGTCTTTCCATATATGCACCCATGGTGGCCGACGACACTTCCTAAACGCAAACAACTACGGGAGACCTCTAGAAGACCAAGCAGCAACAGGGATGATGAGACGCAACGGCGGAGTCAGGAATTATTAGGTTGGTGGCCTAAGTTAAAATTattactacaaaatcaaatgcTCAATTTTTTTCGTTGCCTACGTAAAGCTATGTAA
- the LOC126599942 gene encoding anaphase-promoting complex subunit 8-like isoform X1 — protein sequence MGSKENYRIELRTAIRQLSDRCLYAASKWAAEQLVGIIEQDPVKFTPANTRFQRGSSSIRRRFRTNDVTSTPAAGVSYVSTPVMEEDDIVDGDFYLLAKSYFDCREYRRAAHVLRDQNGKKSVFLRSYALYLAGEKRKEEEMIELEGPLGKSDIVNGELVSLERELSTLRKNGTIDPFGLYLYGLVLKDKGSKSLALTVLVESVNSYPWNWSAWSELQSLCSTVDVLNSLKLNNHWMKDFFLASAYQELRKHSESLKKYEYLKGTFVFSNYIQAQIAKAQYNLREFEQVEAIFEELLRNDPYRVEDMDMYSNVLYAKECYSALSYLAHRVFITDKYRPESCCIIGNYYSLKGQHEKAVVYFRRALKLNRNYLSAWTLMGHEYVEMKNTPAAIEAYRHAVDINPCDYRAWYGLGQAYEMMSMPLYALYYFKKSVFLQPNDSRLWIAMAKCYETEQLHMTEEAMKCYKRAVNCNDREAIALHQLAKLNSELGRSEEAAYYYKKDLERMEAEDREGPNMVETLLYLAQYYRQQKGFEESEIYCTRLLDYTGPEKETAKSLLRGMRIEQAGGPSMDVEHFPP from the exons ATGGGTTCGAAAGAGAACTACAGAATCGAGCTTCGAACTGCGATTCGACAGCTGAGCGATCGCTGCCTCTACGCGGCTTCCAAATG GGCGGCAGAGCAGCTCGTCGGCATCATCGAGCAAGACCCGGTAAAGTTCACGCCTGCGAACACGAGATTCCAGCGCGGGAGCTCCAGCATCCGGCGCAGATTCCGCACCAACGACGTCACCTCGACGCCGGCTGCCGGCGTGTCGTATGTGTCCACTCCGGTGATGGAGGAAGATGACATTGTGGACGGCGATTTCTACCTCCTTGCTAAGTCGTATTTTGATTGCAGGGAGTACAGAAGAGCTGCTCATGTGCTTCGTGATCAGAACGGAAAGAAGTCGGTCTTCCTACGCTCCTATGCTCTTTATCTG GCTGGAGAAAAGCGGAAAGAGGAAGAAATGATAGAACTTGAGGGGCCCCTAGGAAAGAGCGATATTGTGAATGGTGAACTGGTTTCTCTCGAGAGGGAGTTATCAACCCTTCGCAAGAATGGGACTATTGATCCTTTTGGACTCTACTTGTATGGCCTTGTGCTCAAAGACAAAGGCAGCAAGAGTCTTGCTCTTACAGTTCTTGTGGAGTCTGTTAATAGCTACCCTTGGAACTGGAGTGCCTGGTCGGAGCTGCAGTCGCTGTGTTCTACAGTTGATGTCTTGAACAGCCTTAAGCTCAATAACCATTGGATGAAGGACTTCTTTCTCGCCAGTGCTTATCAAGAACTGAGGAAGCACAGTGAatccttaaaaaaatatgaatatcTTAAGGGcacttttgttttcagtaattACATTCAGGCTCAAATTGCAAAGGCACAATACAATCTCAGGGAATTTGAACAAGTTGAAGCAATTTTTGAAGAACTTCTCAGGAATGACCCTTATCGAGTGGAAGACATGGACATGTATTCCAATGTGTTATATGCAAAGGAGTGCTACTCTGCACTAAGTTATCTTGCCCATAGAGTATTTATCACTGATAAATACAGGCCTGAATCTTGTTGTATTATCGGAAATTACTACAGCTTAAAAGGGCAGCATGAGAAGGCGGTTGTGTACTTTAGGAGGGCACTCAAATTGAACAGAAACTATTTATCTGCTTGGACCCTTATGGGTCATGAATATGTTGAGATGAAAAACACCCCAGCTGCTATTGAGGCATATCGACATGCTGTAGATATAAATCCATGTGATTATCGAGCTTGGTATGGATTAGGACAAGCTTATGAGATGATGAGCATGCCCTTGTATGCTCTTTATTACTTCAAGAAATCAGTATTCTTGCAGCCAAATGATTCTCGGTTGTGGATTGCTATGGCCAAGTGTTATGAAACTGAACAGCTGCACATGACTGAGGAAGCGATGAAGTGTTACAAAAGGGCAGTTAATTGTAATGACAGGGAAGCAATTGCCCTGCACCAATTAGCAAAGCTAAATTCTGAACTTGGACGTTCTGAAGAGGCAGCTTATTACTACAAGAAGGATTTGGAGAGGATGGAAGCCGAAGACAGGGAAGGACCAAATATGGTAGAAACCCTGCTATATCTTGCTCAATACTATAGGCAGCAGAAAGGATTTGAAGAATCAGAGATCTACTGTACCCGTCTTCTAGATTATACTGGCCCA GAAAAGGAAACAGCAAAGAGCTTACTTCGAGGAATGAGAATAGAACAAGCTGGTGGTCCTTCAATGGATGTTGAGCACTTTCCTCCCTAA
- the LOC126599942 gene encoding anaphase-promoting complex subunit 8-like isoform X2 — protein MGSKENYRIELRTAIRQLSDRCLYAASKWAAEQLVGIIEQDPVKFTPANTRFQRGSSSIRRRFRTNDVTSTPAAGVSYVSTPVMEEDDIVDGDFYLLAKSYFDCREYRRAAHVLRDQNGKKSVFLRSYALYLAGEKRKEEEMIELEGPLGKSDIVNGELVSLERELSTLRKNGTIDPFGLYLYGLVLKDKGSKSLALTVLVESVNSYPWNWSAWSELQSLCSTVDVLNSLKLNNHWMKDFFLASAYQELRKHSESLKKYEYLKGTFVFSNYIQAQIAKAQYNLREFEQVEAIFEELLRNDPYRVEDMDMYSNVLYAKECYSALSYLAHRVFITDKYRPESCCIIGNYYSLKGQHEKAVVYFRRALKLNRNYLSAWTLMGHEYVEMKNTPAAIEAYRHAVDINPCDYRAWYGLGQAYEMMSMPLYALYYFKKSVFLQPNDSRLWIAMAKCYETEQLHMTEEAMKCYKRAVNCNDREAIALHQLAKLNSELGRSEEAAYYYKKDLERMEAEDREGPNMVETLLYLAQYYRQQKGFEESEIYCTRLLDYTGPEKETAKSLLRGMRIEQAGGPSMDVEHFPS, from the exons ATGGGTTCGAAAGAGAACTACAGAATCGAGCTTCGAACTGCGATTCGACAGCTGAGCGATCGCTGCCTCTACGCGGCTTCCAAATG GGCGGCAGAGCAGCTCGTCGGCATCATCGAGCAAGACCCGGTAAAGTTCACGCCTGCGAACACGAGATTCCAGCGCGGGAGCTCCAGCATCCGGCGCAGATTCCGCACCAACGACGTCACCTCGACGCCGGCTGCCGGCGTGTCGTATGTGTCCACTCCGGTGATGGAGGAAGATGACATTGTGGACGGCGATTTCTACCTCCTTGCTAAGTCGTATTTTGATTGCAGGGAGTACAGAAGAGCTGCTCATGTGCTTCGTGATCAGAACGGAAAGAAGTCGGTCTTCCTACGCTCCTATGCTCTTTATCTG GCTGGAGAAAAGCGGAAAGAGGAAGAAATGATAGAACTTGAGGGGCCCCTAGGAAAGAGCGATATTGTGAATGGTGAACTGGTTTCTCTCGAGAGGGAGTTATCAACCCTTCGCAAGAATGGGACTATTGATCCTTTTGGACTCTACTTGTATGGCCTTGTGCTCAAAGACAAAGGCAGCAAGAGTCTTGCTCTTACAGTTCTTGTGGAGTCTGTTAATAGCTACCCTTGGAACTGGAGTGCCTGGTCGGAGCTGCAGTCGCTGTGTTCTACAGTTGATGTCTTGAACAGCCTTAAGCTCAATAACCATTGGATGAAGGACTTCTTTCTCGCCAGTGCTTATCAAGAACTGAGGAAGCACAGTGAatccttaaaaaaatatgaatatcTTAAGGGcacttttgttttcagtaattACATTCAGGCTCAAATTGCAAAGGCACAATACAATCTCAGGGAATTTGAACAAGTTGAAGCAATTTTTGAAGAACTTCTCAGGAATGACCCTTATCGAGTGGAAGACATGGACATGTATTCCAATGTGTTATATGCAAAGGAGTGCTACTCTGCACTAAGTTATCTTGCCCATAGAGTATTTATCACTGATAAATACAGGCCTGAATCTTGTTGTATTATCGGAAATTACTACAGCTTAAAAGGGCAGCATGAGAAGGCGGTTGTGTACTTTAGGAGGGCACTCAAATTGAACAGAAACTATTTATCTGCTTGGACCCTTATGGGTCATGAATATGTTGAGATGAAAAACACCCCAGCTGCTATTGAGGCATATCGACATGCTGTAGATATAAATCCATGTGATTATCGAGCTTGGTATGGATTAGGACAAGCTTATGAGATGATGAGCATGCCCTTGTATGCTCTTTATTACTTCAAGAAATCAGTATTCTTGCAGCCAAATGATTCTCGGTTGTGGATTGCTATGGCCAAGTGTTATGAAACTGAACAGCTGCACATGACTGAGGAAGCGATGAAGTGTTACAAAAGGGCAGTTAATTGTAATGACAGGGAAGCAATTGCCCTGCACCAATTAGCAAAGCTAAATTCTGAACTTGGACGTTCTGAAGAGGCAGCTTATTACTACAAGAAGGATTTGGAGAGGATGGAAGCCGAAGACAGGGAAGGACCAAATATGGTAGAAACCCTGCTATATCTTGCTCAATACTATAGGCAGCAGAAAGGATTTGAAGAATCAGAGATCTACTGTACCCGTCTTCTAGATTATACTGGCCCA GAAAAGGAAACAGCAAAGAGCTTACTTCGAGGAATGAGAATAGAACAAGCTGGTGGTCCTTCAATGGATGTTGAGCACTTTCCTTCATAA
- the LOC126599943 gene encoding uncharacterized protein LOC126599943 produces MTANRWLRPEVYPLFAATGVAIGICGLSLFRHITINPEVRVNKENRAAGVLDNHAEGEKYKENFLRKFVRNRAPEIMPAINGFFTDPKNN; encoded by the exons ATGACTGCGAATCGCTGGCTGAGGCCCGAG GTTTATCCACTGTTCGCGGCCACAGGGGTCGCCATAGGGATCTGCGGGTTGAGCCTGTTCCGCCATATCACCATCAACCCTGAAGTCAG AGTGAACAAGGAGAACCGAGCTGCTGGAGTATTGGATAATCACGCCGAAGGAGAAAAGTACAAAGAGAATTTCTTGAGGAAATTTGTCCGCAACAGGGCACCGGAGATTATGCCAGCCATCAATGGTTTCTTCACGGACCCGAAAAATAATTGA
- the LOC126598330 gene encoding uncharacterized protein LOC126598330 encodes MEEAKAAAYYDELTRRGEGAARFKQGLGFSSANSDSENASERGSALPYSTSSSFLSKFVKASSPKKESELQKQAQIESIQNKLKRKKANAAEERENRQPARVSERESRHSRKRSRSRSRSRERHSRRRSRSRERYRERDRDRDRDRDRERRRMRSESDSDGGRRRRWRSRSRSPSPRDRRKERRRSRSSSPRERGSERRAGKERNGGSADHSKLIEGYDMSAAERVKAKMKLQLAETAEKDTTKGMGSGWERFEFNKDAPLDDEDVEVAEDDAALVKHIGQSFRFSAVETKREEQLRSAHDEAMFGASDDRPTIVMDSEIEAENNINDSIESEPTTTSLLSEKVLSKKQGSWRDRIRDKGN; translated from the exons ACTCGGATTCCGAAAATGCCTCTGAGCGCGGCTCAGCGCTGCCGTATTCCACCTCGTCTTCCTTCCTCAGTAAGTTTGTTAAGGCGTCCAGCCCGAAGAAGGAGTCGGAGCTTCAGAAGCAAGCACAGATTGAATCCATACAGAACAAGCTCAAGAGGAAGAAGGCCAACGCGGCGGAGGAAAGAGAGAATAGGCAACCGGCTAGGGTTtcggagagagagagtaggCATTCGAGGAAGCGGAGCAGGAGCAGAAGCAGGAGCAGAGAGAGGCATTCGAGGCGGAGAAGTAGGAGCAGAGAGAGGTATAGAGAAAGAGATAGGGATAGGGATAGGGATAGGgatagagagaggaggaggatgaggtcTGAGAGCGATTCCGATGGAGGTAGACGACGGAGATGGAGAAGCCGGAGTCGGAGTCCGTCGCCTCGGGATCGGAGAAAGGAGCGGAGGAGGAGTCGGAGCTCGTCACCGAGGGAGAGGGGTTCGGAGAGAAGAGCGGGGAAGGAGAGGAATGGAGGCAGTGCTGATCATTCCAAGTTGATTGAAGGCTATGATATG TCAGCGGCCGAGAGAGTGAAGGCGAAGATGAAGCTTCAACTTGCTGAAACTG CTGAGAAGGATACGACGAAAGGGATGGGCTCGGGTTGGGAAAGATTCGAGTTCAACAAAGATGCACCACTTGATGATGAAGACGTTGAAG TTGCTGAAGATGATGCAGCATTGGTTAAGCACATTGGCCAAAGCTTCCGGTTTTCTGCAGTTGAG ACAAAAAGGGAGGAGCAGCTCAGATCTGCTCATGATGAGGCTATGTTTGGTGCATCAGATGATCGACCGACCATTGTGATGGATAGTGAGATTGAGGCAGAGAACAACATAAACGACAGCATAGAAAGTGAGCCTACAACTACAAGCCTCCTGAGTGAGAAG GTACTTTCAAAGAAACAAGGTTCATGGCGTGATCGTATACGTGACAAAGGGAATTGA